In the genome of Populus trichocarpa isolate Nisqually-1 chromosome 10, P.trichocarpa_v4.1, whole genome shotgun sequence, the window TTTGAGCTTAATTATGCCGGGGGTTCAATTTCCCCCCTCCTGTTCCTCCTGGAGCTGCTGATACGTTAACTCAAGATTCAGTTGGGAGTGGCTTGATAATGGTGCTAAGGCCCCTTTAGTTaccagaaaagaaaatgatgttggCAACCATCCAACATGTAACTAATTTTCTAGTAATCGCTTGCTTTTGGACGTTCGCAGCTTAAACAGCTTAGAACTCCTTCGCTAGAACAGGAAGACCTACTGTCATTTTATTTGTCATCCACCTCttaattttgttcttctttcatATCGTCTTTTTCCATGAGTACTAAACAGCGTGATCGGTCTTTGATCTATTTAGAATAATCACAAAATAGTATACTATCCACCGGAGAGTTTTACCATCTTCCATTTTTAATAAGATCAACTCCTTTTGTTGTTAAGTTACAGTTAACCTAACAAGAACCACAATCCACATTAACgacataaaaaattacaaaaacgaaatagaaacaataaaaagaagaaatgaaaaaaatctaacattttTTACTGGATGAATCATCAAAATTCTCTGTCACACACccaccttttctctctctctctctctctaaagaaATGGGAGATATCGATCAGAAATCTAAACTGAagctatatataattatatacaatataaaaaaaaacgagatttttctttttctatgaaaGTCGATAATAGTATTAGAAAAAGTACCAGTCAGTAAGAGAATGGCTAATGGCTACTAAGACAAAAAGTTATACTAGCTTAAACCATACAATATGCTTACAGCAAATCTAGATAACATAATAAGAGCCATgattaagagaaaaaagaaacttgATAACAGAAAATAACATGTGAAAAGTAGCAGAAAAATGCGTTTCTAGATCAGGGAGAATATTAATTTGCTTTGGAATCTAACATCTTCTGAACTTCTTCAAGAAAACTTCTGGATTAGCTACTAAACATAATGCATCTTATAATACATGATCACAAACTGGTGCAACAAGCCAATTGCAGGCTTCCAAGATCAAACGTGTTAATTTGTGTTGATAAGGCTGCACAAGTTGATCACCTAATTAAGAGATCCCAGTCGAAGTTCCAAATCCAATTCATCCTTGGAGTCACGAACAAGACCAATCTCCAAATCTAACCTCACAATCTCAGCCTTCTTCCAGATCTTGAATCCATCTTGTTGTGTGAAACCACCAAAGTTTTCAGTTGTGAAGAAGGATTTTCTGGTTCCCGTTGTTGTTAAATCAGAAAGTTCAGAGCTTGAAGGGTCAAGAGGGGTACCATCAATGGTCCATTTCTTGACTTCAGAAGCTAAAGGTGGTGTAGATAGTGCAGAAAGAGGAGGAGACACCAAGGATGGTAATGTGCGAGTGAATGGAGGACATAAACTAGGGTTAGGGTTAAGGTTCGGAACAGGACACTGAGCGTCCCTTGGAGGTGACCTTCTTAACCTGGCTCTATCTCTCCTATGAACATTCATGTGACCGCCAAGAGCTTGAGCAGATTTAAATTCCCTTCTGCAGAAGCTACACGTGTACGATCTTGGAGGCCATGAAAGACTATCAAGATAATCTTCTCCAAAGCTTTGGCAGCTGCTAAGGTTCCATGAATCTCTGAGCTTCTTGTTGCTGTTAGTGTTGTTGCACGCTTCACTGCCAATACTATGATCTTTCAAGTTGCTGCTAAAACTGTTCCTCTCCATGAGTTCTTTACGGTTCAGTCAGACCtagcaagataaaaaaatacaacagcATTCTAGCTCAAATCAAGTCAATTTATAAAAGCAAATCACGAAAGTAAAAAACCCTTCTCTCAAAAGTTAAGagtacaaaagaaaagagggaaacaAAACTGACCAAAAGATGTAGTCTATGGAGATGATCTAGacttgggttttgggtttgagagagagggagaggaaagCGGAGTGATTAATAAAGTTGGAGCAAAGAGCACATCAAATTCTGAACCAGAAGCTGAAAATCCCATTGAAGGTACTCATCCCCAGAAAAGTGCTCCTGCTCCACATGTTTTGGCCACTGCTTGCTATATGTACTAGAAGCTCGGCCTGCCAGGTTATTACCTTTATGCCGAATCTAGCTCGAGTTATTGGATGCTCTTCACTTGTCATTAAATTTTACTAAAGTACCTACGAGTCTAATTTTTGTGCAACAAGTGTAATGAAAACTGAAGAGTGATCATGTGTAGATGGGCACAACTCAACATGCCCAATGACTTGTCTGGATATAATtggttgaatttaatttaaatgaaactagctaggaagagagagagaaggccCTGTTGTTTGCTCATCACCACCAAAATGGGTACCCTAATAGCGAGGAAGACAAAATTCTGTTTGTCGATGTACGTATCCCAAGGCTACTACTACTTCACGAGATCCTAATTAAttacccccttttttttttctccctgaGCATTTACCCCTTGTTCAAAACAAttgcttttgtttattttttaatgaagaaaaatgtgTCTTTTTCATAAATTCAAACCTTCTCGTATATAcagattcttttatttttattcactaCCAtctaatatattgatattttccaaagaaaatattgagattgaaacaatacaatttttaatttcttttcttttaataatataatcgTTCGGGatcaataaattgatttttttcaaaacaatataaaattgaaacaaatattaagggcatgatatatatatatatatatatatatatccttcaaTTAAAAGTCATCAAAGATATCcctttagttttattaatttattatatagatCTCTTATTAGTAGCCACCTATTGCTTGAAccttgttaattatatataaccTGCAGCGGATACGTACTACCATAGTTCATCAACAaagtaagaaataaataataataattcaataacCATAGCAGAGCATGATAAATATTCTTCATGGACCCTAAGATTTTCAAGATCCAGGGTAAAATATACTGCAGAAAATGATAGCAAAAGGAGGGGTGATGGATGCTCCTACAAGAGCATCTTTTTCCACCCCCGATGATGGGACTACGTTAATTAATGGAAACTAAATTTTCACGCAGCCCGACTTTTGCCTAATTCATTCATGAATTTATGCAGTATTTGCTACAATCTCTCTTTCCTagcattttatttattcatctagtttttctttttactggACCTTTGcaatttgtttatcttttgcaTATTCATGGGCAATAGTTGGAGGTATAGTTGCTACAGTGTTCATGAGTACTGCAAGCTAACCAGTTTCATTTCATTCCAAAAAGCTTTGATTTGCACAACTCCATCTACTTCAAAGACAGGTTATCTCAGTGCAGCAagatttgttttccattttcaagtgaaaaggaGGTGGAGTTTTTTCAGAGAACCCAAATGGACAAAAGATTGTGCCACATTTAGCATAGCTTTCTTGAAAGACTAGTGGCCAGTAAGGAGGCCTGTGGTATGCTATATATAGTTGTGATGTTGTGAGGTTCAACAGCCGAAATTGCAGGGTTTACCCGCAGTGTAATCCGGTGCCGTCTGCTCCACTCATAATTAAAGATCGAGCGCCACaccaaaaaggtttttttaaaaaaaaaaatatgatcaacCAGCTCTAATGATTTAGTTACCATGTTTAtcaatgaggaaaaaaaaaaaagaggagaggaaggactGGTCCAATCCTAGACCAAATAAATACTGTATTTAATTTAGTTGCTaatagtttttagttttatttaattttattgagatTGTAAAAAattcccaattttttttaataatttaggtTCTAGAgtaaaaaatgtatttcttcaatcaattttttctccttttctatatgtatttttttgttttacaaaatcatgacttttttttttcaacaacatGGTTTTTTGAATAAGAActtaaagcaattaaaataacaattcataagaatttaaattatttaaatttaggaggaaaaatgtatttctttaatcaaaactccctttttattattcatttatttaatttaactaattttcaacaaacaaaataacaaataactatcttgattattttttatgatcctgtatcaaattaaaaaattaattttaaaaacaatataaattatatatatatatatatatatatatatatatatatattattctaattgAATACTCATGTgcaattttcatatataattattaaaaaattgaaaatacaaccATTAAAAtctctaatattattaaaaatatatagaataatagaatgatttttgaaacattattgtaattatttatttaattaatataattttattttaaaatataaaagaaaatgagggtaAGAGAGGCTAGGTGCTTAGCGGCTTAGACTACCAAGCCCCCATGTCTGAGCGACACATCGAATTTGGTAGGGGCAGGACTAGGATTACTAAATGTCCCCAGCTAAACTTGATCGACTTGATgtcatcaattaaatatttataaatagaaaaggaacCGATAGAAACAAAACAGGATCATTTTCAGTTTTGTCGAAAGCTAtcactataatatatatatatatatacgtgATAGCTAGCATGAACCTGACTGGAAACTCTACCAGCAGAACAAAAGGCATACTGACATAAAGCAACGCTTTCTAGTTTTGCTTTCAGATTCGAACTTAGATCCCTCTTAGAGCTAAGCCACATCTCAACACgcaaaacacaaaatatatagcagcactgttttgctttttatatcaatactaattaagaaatcaaacaTTTTATGCACCAGAAATCAGAAGCTTGAGATGCCAGAATTCCATCTTCCACAAAAAGTCAATATATTGATGAAAATCTCTACATTGGTAAATGAAGCGGTGGCTTTAAATGCATCAGAAATCAAGTTCTCCTGCTTCTCCGTTTGCACCATTCGTTCCTCTCCATCGGTCTCCCCTCCTAAGAGACCAATTTTAATTCCCACATGCCTTCGCTGTTCCTCTCCATCTTTTTCACTAACTTGCAATTGGATTTGTTTTCTGGAATGATGGATTCACCTCCAAAACGAACCTGTTTCAAAACCGAATAATATTTTGGGTCAGTAGGGAATACTGGGTCAAGCTCGAATTCTTCATCATTGAAGCTCCAGCCACATATCCTTCTAAACTTCACATTTTGAACAACAGAGTCACCCTCTATATCCTCGTGATCCTCTTGTTCTTCAATATCAGTACCACTCCGGCTTGACATCCCCATACACAGCCTTAACACTTGGCAACCCATGGAAAACATTCTTGAAGAGCTTTTGAAGAGAGAATTCTTTAAGAGCTTATCAGTTCAAGGTCTCTTTCAAGGGTCTTGATCAAGGAAAGAAGCAACCATATGACACGGCCGAAACTAtgaaaattgaggttgaaaggAAAATGATATTGAGATGAAAAGGGCTGAGAGAAATCCATGATGCTATAAAAAGTTTtacaataaaagagaaaaactgAATAATATTCTGAATAATCAAATCTATATTGAAATAACTCATAAGCCGGGGCcggaaaataattactaaacatgataaatttcaattatttagtGAAATAAAAACACGGTAAGTTgacaaaattttagaaaaaacaaaaataaaaatcatcacaagaTAACGTCTCTAAGTTGTCgaaagctggaaaaaaaaaacacaaatctaGAAAAATGGAGGCCTAAATGATGGAATTTGGGGGTCCAAAACAACCTCTAGCAAGCATGGCTAGTTGCGTGCGAAGTACCCGAAACAAGCTTTTCGAAATTGGGTGATTTGTGTCATTCTAACACCCGTAGCAAAAATTATGACCAAAATACTAAATGTGTGCAAAATATCTCAAACCGAACCGAGACAACTATTTTCTACTATCCTTGCGCCGGTCTGCCCTATCATGGTAATCCAGCAACATCAATCTCATATCTGACAGCTTAATTGCTGCAGAATCTTCTGCATCAGTGTCTCGTACATCACCTTCAAAGCCTTAGAAAACTTCTTGTTCCTGCAATTCTTCTTGTGCTTTTCACCATGATAATCAGAGAATCGAAACCTCTTTGTTATCTTCATGATCGAACACCTCGAAGGAGGCAGGTGAGAGAAAGGAGGGCGATAATGGGCTAATTCCAATGCAATAATGCGAAAAGACCATATTATCAGCTTTGAAAATTGAAACTATATCCTGTATGTGAGTGTATAATCTCTGGTGCCATCCAATTCTTCTTGTGCTTTTCATCATGATCTTTCACAGGTGTTCAATTCGTAAATGAGGCTGATACGCCAAAATTTGCGAGCTCTACTTTACCGTTGGATCACATAAGAATGTTTCCGGCCTTGACATCTGTGTGCAAGTAGCCTTGATTATGAAGACATGACAATGCGTTTAGGGTTTCCTTGAGCATTATATAGCAATGCATGACTCTGGAAGACCATCAGGGAAAGAAAAGTAGATTGTGGATTGAAGAGAACCTGCAGACATGAAAGGCATAAATCAACAGTGAAAGAACAAGGAGATTCAAGAATGTTAGGGTGTGAAAGAAGTGACATGGTCTTGGTTTCACGTCTTAGAGCATCCAAATCGGCTCGAGATTAATCCAGATCAAAGCATTTGATAGCAACAAGAGTTGAGTTCATGGGGACACATGTTGCTTTGTAAACTGTGGCACTAAAACGAACACCAATCCCGTCCAAGATACTGTATGCGTTTGAATCGAGTATTGAACCCTTTTGGATATTTGGTCTTGTACGTGAGCCATGAAGCCCGTTATGGTTTTGTCATGAATAAGTCTCGAGagaatcttttttgtttgttgaattGGGTGTGGAGTCTTAGGGAGCTTGACAATAAGGAGAGTTTATTTTGGGGAAGATAGACAAGGGGAAAAGGGAAGAACGTAGGTATTTTGCAGGCGGTTTTGTAGTGGTGTTTCGGGTTTGAAAGGGAGAGACGCAGTTAGAGCGTTGCTCGATCATAATGTAATGAAAAAAGAGCCAGAGGATGCATGTGAACACAGGACTGCTTTTCATATGCTCACTTTTCTACAAATCGCTCAATGTAGCTTGGATCTTGGACCACCAAGGACTTGCAATTTAATGTTGTACAGAGCtagaataataaattcataaaatccTAAACAGATAAAAGTCTTGTGCAATAAGTAGCAACTAATTAGTATAGCATCAAACCAGAGGATGCCCTGCATCCCCAGAAAATGCCCCGCTCAAGGACTAAAAATAATAGACTGTTATCTACGGAGGACATGAGTGAATATGATGTTGTGCCCAGCTGCCTGTAATCTCAGTTTTTGCTGTCTTACAAGGTGAGTATAGTACAAGAGATCATAAAGGCTGGTTTATATTGGAATAGGATGAACGAGATTCCATGCCAATTTACCAACTCAGAGTCATATGTCCCAAGCACAACAAGAAAATGGTGATTACAAGAGACAACAAGGTGACTGGAGTGGGAACACGTCCTTTATCCTTCCTCAGTAACATTCCTTCAATTACAGGGTAGTTTACCATCAATATGTAAAGTGATAGGAATACCTGCCCAAATGTTTCATTCCAACTTCCTGCAATGAACATCCTAGCGACTCCTCCAATAAAGGAAACTATGTTCAGAATGATTAATGTAATAATTGGCGTAAGTATCATTGTTGATGCTTGGAAATTCAGTTTTCCCATTTGATATAATGCAACTTGTTCATCATCGGCTACTTTGTTTGTTGGCAGGAAACTGGCTTCTCTCATGCCAAAGCATTTCATGATAGCATCTAAACTACCAAATGTGTAGGCGGTAACTGACTTCATCATCCAAACGCGCTGCTCATTTAACAAGGTCTGGATCGAGGCTCCTGTGGATAGAATCTCTTCTAAATGTTTCAAGAGAGAAGCTAGAAAAATGAACGAAAAGACCATAAACCATGAAGATGAAACCTGTTTCAGAAGACAAACGAATTTTAGAGCCTACAGCTATTAAGCGAGCAAACTCGTTAAAGTGCCGAAACAGGTTAAAAAGATACAAATGAAAGGCTTCTTTAGAAATTTAATAGCTAAAACTTGGGACTTGGAAGAATTAATTCCTCTGCCTCCTCACGACACCTCTTGAACCAGCAAAACAGCTATATTTCACTCAGAAATGAAGAAATACTGGCCTTCCATTGCACTGTTTCCACAGCCAATGGTGAAAAGCCAGAAGTGTCACTCCACCAGAGACTTTTTTTCGTCTAAATATCACCAATCTCCCACAACATTCGCCGTTGATATAAAATTTCATGTAAATGACTGCTACTATCAAAACGAGAGAGAGCAGATGAAAGAAACTTAAAATGGAGAATTAAGATAGAAGACAAGGGCGTTGGTATTCTTACCTGAGGGTATATGGGGATGCCATTAAGGAGACAAAGTTGAGGCAGCGTAGCTAAACACCACAAGGGCAAGAAATAGAGAGGCTGAAGTGCAAGGTAGCCATAGCACATGGTTTGAAGTAATGGCATTCTCGATAGGCCATAAATGAAAGGGCAGAACTTTGAGAGGGTAACTTCAAACAACCCAGAGTTCCATCTCGTTCCTTGAACTAGCAAGTCATTCAAATTTGTGGTAGAGCTGCCCAAGAATGCTGGCTTTGAAGGATTACAAAAAACAGAAGTTTTCCCTTTGCAATGCAAGATGAACCCAGTAAAATAATCCTCTACTACAGAATGATACAAGAAACCCATCTGCTTTCAAACCATGAAGAGAATACATAAATTTATAATCCATAAGGATTTAGAGCAAAAAAGAAAGGCAGGAATAGATCACGCCACTCTTGCCTGTTCACCCCATAGAGTGTTTTTCTCATAGGTGCAAGAGGATAAAAATGGGGCCTCTTGTTGGAGTTTGCTTGATGATTCTGTATTCTTGATGGCGCAATATTGATAGATTTTGTAAATCAACATGATAAACTCATTCGAATGTCCAAAAGATTGTTTTAGACGCATGACATCTGCATCATGCCAAGTGACAGATTAATAAGTGAACCAGACCACTTACTCAGTATCCTTTGCTATGGAACGAAATTTTTGAATGGAAGTTTCAATCCTATTTTGGTCGAGGAGTATTGTTTTACCTTTCTCTGAAAGATTGCCATACAATGCTTCTCTCTTCATGTAAAATCCAGTGCCAGACAGAATGGGTCCTTGAAGCCCATCAATTCCTGGCCACCTTATCTGAAACACAGTATGAAAACATCTCTACATAAGAGACCACTAATCACTGCAAGTCACGCATCAAAATTCCCAACAATGCCGGAAACTTGATAGGACTCATCAGTGGACAGGAATCAATTTCTTCAAGGCACTGCAGTATCCATGAAAAAGCAAAAGGAGATTAATTTATTTACCACGAATAGTTTTCTCAGCTGCCCATCATAGATGTCATTCTTGTTGATGTTATGAAATTTCTGAGGGAATTGAATGAAAGCCAGCGAGGGAGAAATTTTTGGATCAAGGTGGAAACACATTGCTTGCCTTGCAGATGTTGGGTCATTACAGTACATGTCACAATCCAGTACCAATATGTAAGGCGAGTTGGTCATGATACCAGAGACCCTAAGCtgtaaaaattaatgatatctggtgattatatttatgtgtactTGCACGCACAAACATGTTactaaaggaaacaaaagaaagaaagaaagagaagtggAGAGACAGGGAAGTACAAGAACATTTAGTGCTCCAGCTTTGAAATGATGAGAATGAGAAGGCCTTTTCTCACGAGAAACGTAGACAAGAAGAGGCATTTTAGCTTGTCTTATTGCAGCAACATTTTTAGGCTCATCATTTATCACCTGCAGAAAAGTGCCAACTGTTGCACATCAACAACTGCAACAGAACAGGAATGGTAATGAATCCTTGAAATACAAGAAACAGACAGTAGGAATCGAAAAATTGGCTTTCTCGATCAACCGCTCCAAACATTAGTTTGTAGAACTCATAGGCAGTGACAAGAGAACTCATACCTCGATTACCGGAGGATGATCTTTGCTGTTTGTGGCCTCTTCACTTCCAATAATTTCTCCTGCTTTATTGACACGTTCTTTGAAAAGCTCGTATTTTCCCTGCAAAACCAAGTACTTCCATGACTAAGTAGTTTAAATAGAACTCAATCAAATTCTCACAAACATTAAATAATTGGACAGACATGAAATCGATGATCTTAACTTAGTaggataaaaatattcaaacctTGATCTTCTCCTTTTCCTCCTCGTATTCCAGAGAATGAAGGGGGCCAGAATAATTATCTtccaaacttgaaaaataaacctTAGGACACCTAATCTTGATTCCAAACCTTCTACAAAAAGGAAGCCAGGACCTGGCAAACAACCAAGCCTCTCTCATACCTTGTAATGTTAAAGATGAGCCCCCATCATCCGAAAGATACACAGAAAGCTTATCGGGTGGATAATCCAGTGCCATAGCTGACAAAACAGTGTTCATTACTTCCAGAGGTGGTTCCTTCTTGTGGTCTGCAGTGCATATGAACACATCAATACCAGGAAGCTCTTCATCCTCTGGCAATCTTTCCGGGAAAGTTGTTCGAGAAACTGGCCTCCACGTATAAGCTTGGTCAAAAAGCCATATGATAGAGAGCAGCATCTCAGAGGCAAAGACTAGAAGATAAGGAAGTGAAGCTTTTGGTTTTGAGgatagaaaagaagagagtCTGTAATAGAACAAGGCTACTAAGGCTGTGAAATGAAGGAGAGAATATGAGCGGTTGATTATGGCAGAGGATATGCTAGGAGTGCAGGCATGGAGAGGAAGAGACTTCATTTTTGGTCACTGGTTGTTCAGTGTTC includes:
- the LOC7498024 gene encoding transcriptional regulator SUPERMAN — encoded protein: MERNSFSSNLKDHSIGSEACNNTNSNKKLRDSWNLSSCQSFGEDYLDSLSWPPRSYTCSFCRREFKSAQALGGHMNVHRRDRARLRRSPPRDAQCPVPNLNPNPSLCPPFTRTLPSLVSPPLSALSTPPLASEVKKWTIDGTPLDPSSSELSDLTTTGTRKSFFTTENFGGFTQQDGFKIWKKAEIVRLDLEIGLVRDSKDELDLELRLGSLN
- the LOC7498026 gene encoding cellulose synthase-like protein G1 produces the protein MKSLPLHACTPSISSAIINRSYSLLHFTALVALFYYRLSSFLSSKPKASLPYLLVFASEMLLSIIWLFDQAYTWRPVSRTTFPERLPEDEELPGIDVFICTADHKKEPPLEVMNTVLSAMALDYPPDKLSVYLSDDGGSSLTLQGMREAWLFARSWLPFCRRFGIKIRCPKVYFSSLEDNYSGPLHSLEYEEEKEKIKGKYELFKERVNKAGEIIGSEEATNSKDHPPVIEVINDEPKNVAAIRQAKMPLLVYVSREKRPSHSHHFKAGALNVLLRVSGIMTNSPYILVLDCDMYCNDPTSARQAMCFHLDPKISPSLAFIQFPQKFHNINKNDIYDGQLRKLFVIRWPGIDGLQGPILSGTGFYMKREALYGNLSEKDVMRLKQSFGHSNEFIMLIYKIYQYCAIKNTESSSKLQQEAPFLSSCTYEKNTLWGEQMGFLYHSVVEDYFTGFILHCKGKTSVFCNPSKPAFLGSSTTNLNDLLVQGTRWNSGLFEVTLSKFCPFIYGLSRMPLLQTMCYGYLALQPLYFLPLWCLATLPQLCLLNGIPIYPQVSSSWFMVFSFIFLASLLKHLEEILSTGASIQTLLNEQRVWMMKSVTAYTFGSLDAIMKCFGMREASFLPTNKVADDEQVALYQMGKLNFQASTMILTPIITLIILNIVSFIGGVARMFIAGSWNETFGQVFLSLYILMVNYPVIEGMLLRKDKGRVPTPVTLLSLVITIFLLCLGHMTLSW